A region from the Populus trichocarpa isolate Nisqually-1 chromosome 18, P.trichocarpa_v4.1, whole genome shotgun sequence genome encodes:
- the LOC7476253 gene encoding uncharacterized protein LOC7476253: MASLAPGILLKLLQSMNSAARVTGDHRSPLLQVIGIVPALAGSDLWPNQGFYVQLSDSLNSTYVSLSERDTDLILTNRLQLGQFVYIDRFDFDSPVPRVSGIRPIAGRHSFVGTPEPLIARISASKKEFVIQPVADSEYSVDPIAVYLSNNKKFDEFPRNDHNKKGEVTAKVTRQALAPRDNVMVDETATAKRFSSPATAKRFSSPATAKRFSSPATAKRSVSVGKKNAALVERDPSPAAKGKRSASPVPSKCMVPSLLAAKEENRKVAREPAIIVPSRYRQPSPSGRKQPSPNARRASISPGKRLSGVKLSPAVSDSVGKKKIANIVAGISKVSEALVGSAKSSRKNWDEIPAAVGSGEMKEKGEAKKKPDLQAILRTQAALSRRLSDANSRQSNQDETSSYEKTKPSSPEGCLDNKNPTCAALGFVVHEKKWTDGSVPLDAVSSELAKFGKEAMQRRALASTAAAEALEEAIATESVVRSLSIFSELASSSKAGNPLPTIDQFISIYDDVVRYSSIAESVAASHCSDHDTTATEKSKSASLWVEAALATDLEIVSLLSNQKNEPPTALRRSLSKRPPQKASSLPTFDPIVGVWTRGHGMKETVELSMKLQVEMQMWFVKFIEESLDAGFRVLGECANNGSKSLPLNSSSIAAVLSQLKRVNEWLDRVALKGDELLTGKIEKLKKKIYGFVIQHVGTTFDNSSTPV, translated from the exons ATGGCTTCTCTAGCTCCGGGAATCCTCTTAAAACTCCTCCAATCAATGAACTCCGCTGCCCGCGTCACCGGCGACCACCGATCCCCTCTTCTCCAAGTAATCGGCATCGTCCCTGCTCTCGCCGGCTCCGATCTCTGGCCTAACCAAGGCTTTTACGTCCAACTTTCCGACTCTCTCAACTCCACCTACGTCTCCCTCTCCGAACGCGATACCGACCTTATCCTCACGAATCGTCTTCAGCTAGGCCAATTTGTTTATATAGATCGCTTCGATTTCGATTCTCCTGTCCCTAGGGTTTCTGGAATCCGCCCTATCGCTGGCCGCCACTCCTTTGTCGGTACTCCAGAACCTCTCATTGCCCGAATCTCAGCTTCCAAGAAAGAGTTTGTGATTCAACCTGTCGCCGACTCCGAATACTCTGTGGATCCAATTGCCGTCTACTtatccaacaacaaaaaattcgACGAATTTCCAAGAAATGATCATAATAAGAAAGGCGAAGTGACGGCTAAAGTTACCAGACAAGCGCTTGCACCTCGAGATAATGTGATGGTGGATGAAACTGCTACTGCTAAGAGATTTTCATCTCCGGCTACTGCTAAGAGATTTTCATCTCCGGCTACTGCTAAGAGATTTTCATCTCCAGCTACTGCTAAGAGATCTGTTTCGGTTGGGAAGAAAAATGCCGCTTTGGTGGAGAGGGATCCTTCTCCTGCGGCCAAAGGGAAGAGATCAGCATCTCCAGTGCCGTCCAAATGTATGGTTCCGAGCTTGCTGGCTGCCAAGGAGGAAAACAGGAAAGTTGCAAGGGAGCCAGCAATTATTGTTCCATCCAGGTACAGGCAGCCATCTCCGAGTGGGAGGAAGCAGCCTTCTCCCAATGCTCGAAGGGCTTCGATTTCTCCAGGGAAGAGGCTTTCTGGAGTGAAGCTTTCACCTGCTGTCTCGGACTCTGTTGGAAAGAAGAAGATTGCAAATATTGTCGCTGGGATTTCAAAAGTTTCAGAGGCGCTTGTTGGGTCTGCAAAGAGTAGTAGGAAGAATTGGGATGAGATACCAGCTGCGGTGGGTTCAGGGGAGATGAAAGAGAAGGGTGAAGCCAAGAAGAAACCGGATCTGCAAGCGATTTTGCGGACTCAG GCTGCCCTGTCTAGACGTCTAAGTGACGCAAACAGCCGACAATCAAATCAAGATGAGACTTCGAGTTATGAGAAAACAAAACCCAGTTCACCGGAAGGGTGTCTAGATAATAAGAATCCAACCTGTGCAGCTCTTGGATTCGTTGTACATGAGAAGAAATGGACTGATGGTAGTGTTCCATTAGATGCGGTCTCTTCAGAACTTGCAAAGTTTGGAAAG GAGGCTATGCAAAGGAGGGCTCTTGCTTCAACTGCTGCAGCTGAAGCATTGGAGGAAGCAATTGCTACGGAGTCTGTTGTTAGGAGTCTCAG CATATTTTCAGAACTTGCTTCTTCATCCAAGGCTGGGAACCCTTTACCCACAATTGATCAATTTATCTCAATTTATGATGATGTTGTAAGATATAGTTCAATTGCTGAATCAGTCGCTGCTAGTCACTGCTCTGATCATGATACTACAGCAACTGAGAAATCAAAATCTGCTTCTTTATGGGTAGAAGCTGCCTTAGCTACTGATCTTGAGATTGTTTCTCTTCTGAGCAATCAGAAGAATGAACCTCCAACAGCTCTCCGAAGAAGTTTGTCCAAGAGACCACCTCAAAAGGCCAGCTCGTTACCAACATTTGATCCTATTGTTGGGGTTTGGACAAGGGGCCATGGAATGAAGGAAACGGTAGAACTCTCTATGAAGTTGCAGGTTGAGATGCAAATGTGGTTTGTAAAGTTCATCGAGGAGTCCCTGGATGCTGGTTTTCGGGTGTTAGGGGAGTGTGCTAATAATGGAAGTAAATCATTGCCCCTTAACTCTAGCTCAATTGCAGCTGTCCTGTCCCAGTTGAAGAGAGTCAATGAATGGCTGGACCGCGTTGCATTGAAAGGGGATGAGCTTCTGACAGGAAAGATTGAGAagctgaagaaaaaaatttatggatTTGTCATTCAGCATGTCGGAACTACATTTGATAACTCCTCCACCCCTGTCTAG
- the LOC7476254 gene encoding syntaxin-32 encodes MMMPPVKTSYRDRTQEFLSVAERLKKSFSSANNVASSSSGSSTKADATRSAVAIQSEFNKRASKIGLGIHQTSQKLAKLAKLAKRTSVFDDPTLEIQELTAVIKQDITVLNSAVVDLQLLCSSQNESGNISSDTTTHSTTVVDNLKNRLMTATKEFKEVLTMRTENLKVHDNRRQLFSSTASKDSSNPFVRQRPLASRTAANASQAPPPPWANGSVSSSQLFTSKQTDVESQPLLQQQQQMVPLQDSYMQSRAEALRNVESTIHELSNIFTQLATMVSQQGELAIRIDENMEETLSNVEGAQGQLVRYLNSISSNRWLMMKIFLVLVVFLMFFVFFVA; translated from the exons atgatGATGCCGCCGGTAAAAACATCGTATAGGGATCGGACACAAGAGTTTTTGAGTGTAGCAGAGAGGTTAAAGAAATCGTTCTCATCGGCGAACAATGTGGCATCTTCCAGCAGTGGTAGCAGCACCAAGGCCGATGCCACGCGATCTGCTGTGGCGATTCAATCCGAATTTAATAAAAGAGCATCCAAGATTGGGCTTGGGATCCACCAGACATCGCAAAAGCTGGCAAAGCTCGCAAAAC TGGCAAAAAGAACATCGGTGTTTGATGATCCAACTCTGGAGATCCAAGAGTTGACAGCAGTAATAAAACAAGATATTACTGTGCTTAATTCAGCTGTAGTAGACCTCCAACTCCTTTGCAGCTCCCAGAATGAAAGTGGAAACATCTCAAGTGATACTACAACTCATTCAACCACAGTTGTGGATAACCTAAAGAATCGCTTGATGACTGCTACAAAGGAGTTTAAAGAAGTCCTCACAATGCGGACAGAG AATCTAAAGGTTCATGACAATCGAAGGCAGTTGTTTTCTTCCACTGCTTCAAAAGACTCCTCAAATCCCTTTGTTCGCCAGCGTCCACTTGCTTCCAGGACAGCTGCTAATGCATCACAGGCTCCTCCCCCTCCATGGGCCAATGGTTCTGTATCCTCATCCCAGTTATTTACCAG CAAGCAGACAGATGTAGAGTCCCAGCCACTtttgcagcagcagcaacaaatGGTTCCACTACAAGACAGTTACATGCAGAGCAGAGCTGAAGCACTTCGTAATGTGGAGTCAACAATCCATGAGCTGAGCAACATCTTTACTCAACTAGCTACTATGGTTTCACAGCAAGGAGAGCTTGCAATAAG GATTGACGAGAACATGGAGGAGACACTGTCAAATGTAGAAGGTGCGCAGGGCCAACTAGTCAGGTATCTTAACAGTATTTCATCCAACCGATGGCTGATGATGAAAATATTCCTTGTACTTGTTGTATTCCtcatgttttttgtgttttttgtggcGTAA